A section of the Procambarus clarkii isolate CNS0578487 chromosome 38, FALCON_Pclarkii_2.0, whole genome shotgun sequence genome encodes:
- the LOC123771923 gene encoding uncharacterized protein — MAKLLLLLLELCLMCHHTRGEQQPGTATTVTTQQPGTATTVTTQQPECFAPFTAVHLQCVLVLPDVLGSWYDMRNYCQDLRGELLKVDSDNFMYYLVKYIYDNGDYWIGGSDEGHEGDFLWTDGTSVKMGTPLWGDGVHDQIQDPMVGSVRIVFSWLGAIIFSFLIMTVISIIMLFVSKHKYKWNRIINYYCSTMLHGHTVTRYYSKLSRSVTQD, encoded by the exons ATGGCcaagctgttgctgctgctgctggagctgtGTCTCATGTGCCACCACACGCGCGGTGAACAGCAACCAGGTACtgctaccactgtcaccacacaacaaccaggtACTGCTACCactgtcactacacaacaaccag AGTGCTTCGCGCCGTTCACCGCTGTCCACCTCCAGTGTGTTCTTGTGTTGCCTGATGTCTTGGGCTCCTGGTATGATATGAGAAATTATTGCCAAGATCTACGTGGAGAATTGCTCAAGGTGGACAGCGACAACTTCATGTATTACCTTGTCAAATACATCTACGATAATG GAGATTACTGGATCGGAGGGTCAGACGAAGGGCACGAGGGAGACTTCCTCTGGACCGATGGTACCAGTGTCAAAATGGGAACACCACTTTGGGGTGATGGAGTTCATGACCAAATCCAGGACCCGATGGTGGGATCGGTCAGAATTGTATTTTCATGGCTCGGGGCgatcattttttcttttttgatAATGACTGTAATCTCAATCATAATGTTATTTGTGAGCAAGCATAAGTATAAGTGGAACAGAATAATTAATTATTACTGCAGTACTATGCTACATGGACACACAGTAACAAGGTACTATTCTAAACTCTCTAGAAGTGTTACTCAAGATTAG